A genome region from Ursus arctos isolate Adak ecotype North America unplaced genomic scaffold, UrsArc2.0 scaffold_18, whole genome shotgun sequence includes the following:
- the CNTFR gene encoding ciliary neurotrophic factor receptor subunit alpha isoform X2 — MAAPVPWACCAVLAAAAAVVYAQRHSPQEAPHVQYERLGSDVTLPCGTANWDAAVTWRVNGTDLAPDLLNGSQLVLHGLELGHSGLYACFHRDSWHLRHQVLLHVGLPPREPVLSCRSNTYPKGFYCSWHLPTPTYIPNTFNVTVLHGSKMMVCEKDPALKNRCHIRYMHLFSTIKYKVSISVSNALGHNATAITFDEFTIVKPDPPENVVARPVPSNPRRLEVTWQTPSTWPDPESFPLKFFLRYRPLILDQWQHVELSDGTTHTITDAYAGKEYIIQVAAKDNEIGTWSDWSVAAHATPWTEEPRHLTTEAQAPDHDQHHQLTGTPTHHEDL; from the exons AAGCACCCCACGTGCAGTATGAGCGCCTCGGTTCCGATGTGACTCTGCCATGTGGGACAGCAAACTGGGATGCAGCAGTGACATGGAGGGTAAATGGGACAGACCTGGCCCCTGACCTGCTCAATGGCTCTCAGCTTGTGCTCCATGGCTTGGAACTGGGCCATAGTGGCCTCTATGCCTGCTTCCACCGTGACTCTTGGCACCTGCGCCACCAAGTCCTCCTACATGTGGGCT TGCCGCCGCGGGAGCCTGTGCTCAGCTGCCGTTCCAACACTTACCCCAAGGGCTTCTACTGCAGCTGGcatctgcccacccccacctacATCCCCAACACCTTCAATGTGACCGTGCT GCACGGCTCCAAAATGATGGTCTGTGAGAAGGACCCAGCCCTCAAGAACCGCTGCCACATCCGCTACATGCACCTGTTCTCCACCATCAAGTACAAGGTCTCGATAAGCGTCAGCAATGCTCTGGGCCACAATGCCACAGCTATCACCTTCGACGAGTTCACCATTG TGAAGCCTGACCCTCCAGAAAATGTGGTAGCCCGACCAGTACCCAGCAACCCTCGCCGGCTAGAGGTGACTTGGCAGACCCCTTCGACCTGGCCTGACCCTGAGTCCTTTCCTCTCAAGTTCTTTCTGCGCTACCGACCCCTCATCCTGGACCAGTGGCAGCAT GTAGAGCTGTCAGATGGCACAACGCACACCATCACAGATGCCTATGCTGGGAAGGAGTACATCATCCAGGTGGCGGCCAAGGACAATGAGATTGGGACGTGGAGTGACTGGAGCGTGGCCGCCCATGCCACACCCTGGACTGAGGAGCCACGACACCTCACCACGGAGGCCCAGGCCCCGg ACCACGACCAGCACCACCAGCTCACTGGCACCCCCACCCACCACGAAGATTTGTGA
- the CNTFR gene encoding ciliary neurotrophic factor receptor subunit alpha isoform X1 — protein MAAPVPWACCAVLAAAAAVVYAQRHSPQEAPHVQYERLGSDVTLPCGTANWDAAVTWRVNGTDLAPDLLNGSQLVLHGLELGHSGLYACFHRDSWHLRHQVLLHVGLPPREPVLSCRSNTYPKGFYCSWHLPTPTYIPNTFNVTVLHGSKMMVCEKDPALKNRCHIRYMHLFSTIKYKVSISVSNALGHNATAITFDEFTIVKPDPPENVVARPVPSNPRRLEVTWQTPSTWPDPESFPLKFFLRYRPLILDQWQHVELSDGTTHTITDAYAGKEYIIQVAAKDNEIGTWSDWSVAAHATPWTEEPRHLTTEAQAPETTTSTTSSLAPPPTTKICDPGELGSGGGPSAPFLISVPVTLALAAAATTANSLLI, from the exons AAGCACCCCACGTGCAGTATGAGCGCCTCGGTTCCGATGTGACTCTGCCATGTGGGACAGCAAACTGGGATGCAGCAGTGACATGGAGGGTAAATGGGACAGACCTGGCCCCTGACCTGCTCAATGGCTCTCAGCTTGTGCTCCATGGCTTGGAACTGGGCCATAGTGGCCTCTATGCCTGCTTCCACCGTGACTCTTGGCACCTGCGCCACCAAGTCCTCCTACATGTGGGCT TGCCGCCGCGGGAGCCTGTGCTCAGCTGCCGTTCCAACACTTACCCCAAGGGCTTCTACTGCAGCTGGcatctgcccacccccacctacATCCCCAACACCTTCAATGTGACCGTGCT GCACGGCTCCAAAATGATGGTCTGTGAGAAGGACCCAGCCCTCAAGAACCGCTGCCACATCCGCTACATGCACCTGTTCTCCACCATCAAGTACAAGGTCTCGATAAGCGTCAGCAATGCTCTGGGCCACAATGCCACAGCTATCACCTTCGACGAGTTCACCATTG TGAAGCCTGACCCTCCAGAAAATGTGGTAGCCCGACCAGTACCCAGCAACCCTCGCCGGCTAGAGGTGACTTGGCAGACCCCTTCGACCTGGCCTGACCCTGAGTCCTTTCCTCTCAAGTTCTTTCTGCGCTACCGACCCCTCATCCTGGACCAGTGGCAGCAT GTAGAGCTGTCAGATGGCACAACGCACACCATCACAGATGCCTATGCTGGGAAGGAGTACATCATCCAGGTGGCGGCCAAGGACAATGAGATTGGGACGTGGAGTGACTGGAGCGTGGCCGCCCATGCCACACCCTGGACTGAGGAGCCACGACACCTCACCACGGAGGCCCAGGCCCCGg AGACCACGACCAGCACCACCAGCTCACTGGCACCCCCACCCACCACGAAGATTTGTGACCCTGGGGAGCTGGGCAGCGGCGGAGGACCCTCGGCACCCTTCTTGATCAGTGTCCCCGTAACTCTGGCCCTGGCTGCTGCTGCCACCACTGCCAACAGTCTCCTGATCTG A